A genomic window from Clostridium aceticum includes:
- a CDS encoding YebC/PmpR family DNA-binding transcriptional regulator, which produces MGRIGNIKDRKAKQDSKRAKIYTKLARLITVAAREGGTDPEYNASLKTAIDKAKAGNMPNDNIDRAIKKAAGDAGGDRYENIIYEGYGPSGVAVVVEALTDNRNRTAGEVRHAFDKNGGNLGTTGCVSFMFDRKGQIVIEKNDAIDEETLMMAALDAGAEDFIAEEEAYEVITLPEDFPAVKDKLLEEGYNFIEADVVYIPQTQAELQEADAKKMEKMIDMLEDNDDVQAVHHNWKEA; this is translated from the coding sequence ATGGGTCGAATTGGTAATATCAAAGATAGAAAGGCAAAACAAGATTCTAAGCGGGCGAAAATCTACACAAAGTTAGCTAGGCTAATAACTGTAGCAGCAAGGGAAGGAGGAACTGACCCTGAATATAATGCTAGCTTAAAGACTGCTATAGATAAAGCTAAAGCAGGAAATATGCCAAATGATAACATCGATAGAGCTATTAAGAAGGCTGCAGGGGATGCTGGTGGAGATAGATATGAAAATATTATTTATGAAGGCTATGGACCAAGTGGAGTAGCTGTCGTTGTAGAAGCTTTAACAGATAATAGAAATAGAACTGCTGGCGAAGTAAGACATGCCTTTGACAAAAACGGAGGAAACCTAGGTACAACAGGCTGCGTTTCTTTCATGTTTGATAGAAAAGGACAAATTGTTATTGAAAAAAATGATGCTATCGATGAAGAAACCCTAATGATGGCGGCTTTAGATGCTGGTGCAGAGGATTTTATTGCAGAAGAGGAAGCCTATGAAGTGATTACATTGCCTGAAGACTTTCCAGCCGTAAAAGATAAACTATTGGAAGAAGGCTACAACTTTATTGAGGCTGATGTCGTCTACATCCCTCAAACCCAAGCAGAATTACAGGAAGCAGATGCGAAAAAGATGGAAAAAATGATTGATATGCTTGAGGACAATGACGATGTACAAGCAGTGCATCATAATTGGAAAGAAGCTTAG
- the nadE gene encoding NAD(+) synthase codes for MSKEIEKKIDVVVDWFRKQVKSSGTKGLVVGISGGIDSAVVANLIKKACPDNSMGVILPVKSSLKDVEDGNLVANTCGISHLTIDLSQQHEEIMGKVVDELKATGEYNENNLRMMDANLRARLRMSTLYSIANNLNYLVAGTDNAAEVHTGYFTKYGDGGVDLLPIASLKKYEVYQWAQVLGVPQVILDRAPSAGLWEGQTDEIEMGVTYKSIDQYLDGQPIDEKDREVIDRLHKSSQHKRQMPPSPEINI; via the coding sequence ATGAGTAAGGAAATAGAAAAAAAAATTGATGTTGTTGTAGACTGGTTTAGAAAACAAGTCAAATCCTCTGGAACAAAAGGATTAGTAGTGGGAATATCAGGAGGAATCGATTCTGCGGTGGTAGCTAATCTAATAAAAAAAGCCTGTCCTGATAACTCTATGGGGGTGATCTTGCCCGTTAAAAGTAGTTTAAAGGATGTAGAGGATGGAAACCTAGTAGCAAATACCTGTGGTATCTCTCATTTAACGATTGACTTAAGTCAACAGCATGAAGAAATCATGGGAAAAGTAGTAGATGAGCTGAAAGCAACAGGAGAATACAATGAAAATAATCTAAGAATGATGGATGCCAATCTAAGGGCAAGACTTAGAATGAGCACTCTTTATTCTATAGCGAACAACCTCAATTATTTAGTTGCTGGGACAGATAATGCGGCAGAGGTACATACCGGCTATTTTACTAAATATGGAGATGGTGGGGTAGACCTACTACCTATAGCTTCTTTAAAGAAATATGAGGTATATCAATGGGCACAAGTTCTAGGTGTGCCTCAGGTAATTTTAGATAGAGCTCCTTCAGCAGGGTTGTGGGAAGGGCAAACAGATGAAATAGAAATGGGCGTAACTTATAAGAGTATTGATCAATACCTAGATGGACAGCCTATTGATGAAAAAGATAGGGAAGTAATTGATCGACTACACAAATCTTCTCAACACAAAAGACAGATGCCTCCCTCGCCAGAAATCAATATATAA